One Deinococcus sp. LM3 genomic region harbors:
- a CDS encoding glycine betaine ABC transporter substrate-binding protein, which produces MTRTLLLPALLLGAALSSAASAKPIVVGSKLDPEAQILGQMIVLTLKNAGLDVTDRTNLGDTGVNRKALLAGEIDVYPEYTGNAVYLFPQAKITAKQAGNTGTIYGLARQLDSRNGVTWLKPAAVNNTWVIAVPAALAKSARLNTVADLARYVNGGGKLKLAGSPEFFNRPDTMPAFEEAYGFKLKADQKLILAGATPPQTQQAAANGTNGVNAAMAYGTDGTLAALKMVALKDPKGAQAVYQPSPIIRTATLKANPQIEALLNKTFATLSQSTMQGLNAKVALEGRTAQAVAQEYLKSKGLIK; this is translated from the coding sequence ATGACCCGCACCCTTCTGCTTCCGGCCCTGCTTCTGGGTGCCGCCCTGTCCAGCGCCGCGTCCGCCAAACCCATCGTGGTGGGCAGCAAACTCGATCCCGAGGCGCAGATCCTGGGGCAGATGATCGTCCTGACCCTGAAGAACGCGGGGCTGGACGTGACCGACCGCACGAACCTGGGGGATACCGGCGTGAACCGTAAGGCTCTGCTGGCGGGCGAGATCGACGTGTACCCCGAGTACACCGGGAACGCCGTGTACCTGTTCCCGCAGGCGAAGATCACGGCCAAGCAGGCGGGGAACACCGGCACCATCTACGGGCTGGCGCGGCAGCTGGACAGCCGGAACGGTGTGACGTGGCTCAAGCCCGCCGCCGTGAACAACACCTGGGTGATCGCGGTTCCGGCGGCGCTGGCGAAAAGCGCGCGGCTGAACACGGTCGCGGATCTCGCCCGCTACGTGAATGGCGGCGGCAAGCTGAAACTGGCGGGCAGCCCCGAGTTCTTCAACCGCCCCGACACCATGCCGGCCTTTGAAGAGGCGTACGGCTTCAAGCTGAAGGCCGACCAGAAGCTGATCCTGGCGGGCGCCACGCCTCCCCAGACTCAGCAGGCCGCCGCGAACGGCACGAACGGAGTGAACGCCGCGATGGCCTACGGCACGGACGGCACGCTGGCCGCGCTGAAGATGGTGGCCCTGAAGGACCCCAAGGGCGCGCAGGCGGTGTACCAGCCGTCCCCGATCATCCGCACGGCGACCCTGAAAGCCAACCCGCAGATCGAGGCGCTGCTGAATAAGACCTTCGCCACGCTGTCGCAGTCGACCATGCAGGGCCTGAACGCCAAGGTGGCGCTGGAGGGCCGCACGGCGCAGGCCGTGGCGCAGGAGTACCTGAAATCCAAGGGCCTGATCAAGTAA
- a CDS encoding E3 binding domain-containing protein has translation MDRIAPLAKILAEANGIDWQKLNGTGSGGMIVEQDILNYLSRVMSGEEDPPSTPVDPTPADWTGDGIPSADMLNKAGMNADMLSRAGVDTDITAFVEQARTAVSPQVPATPAGSSLEDEDMEFELEDEDSAAQPVAAAPEPTIPEPAMPEPVMPAAPVNAPAFAAPQAMEAAAPQTPEPAAAGSWNWGTPAPTHTPEVAPAHLPEVTAAEVPAVEVPAVTAPPVFAPAPDVTPVAAAAHMDVPQPAPAPVVEAAAATGLAAGLGSLLSRLYQKPAPEAAPVTTPDPVAAEPVAAAAPAVAEPAVTEPVEPEPAPAPDAAPAWTDGRQEQDHAWTEPAAPAEVMAEPEVMAEPEPEEAEPVAAEAPEVEPVAVQPMEIEPVEIEPVEAATPDAGSIPAEEVFVEAPQADLPAGEPLAEPAPEEAVHEEPVEEAVPAEPEIAAEPEIAAVAEVAEPEVAEPEVMEPETAAGPEVAAEPDVTAVEAEPTESAAPTLTDEPAVAAAAEEEASQDTPEEEAPVLVAPVSAVVHTPAAAPANAVWFGAYLRRDADVAALRDLQRQVSAALEQDLPLGLLVARAAQRHADTLGLGSVAVQGDSHAHSVGTGSLRDALAQLGTAHDGTPDLLVVDAGAHGLDDLHFPHTLTLSVGRVQDGRAALTLNGDVNPAHAAHFLAQVAGTLEQPILLVL, from the coding sequence ATGGATCGGATTGCTCCGCTCGCCAAAATTCTGGCGGAAGCGAACGGGATTGACTGGCAGAAACTCAACGGGACCGGAAGCGGCGGCATGATCGTCGAACAGGACATCCTGAATTACCTGTCGCGCGTCATGAGTGGCGAGGAAGACCCGCCCAGCACGCCCGTGGACCCCACCCCCGCCGACTGGACCGGTGACGGCATCCCCAGCGCGGACATGCTGAACAAGGCCGGCATGAACGCCGACATGCTCAGCCGCGCGGGCGTGGACACCGACATCACCGCGTTCGTCGAGCAGGCCCGCACGGCCGTGTCCCCACAGGTGCCCGCCACCCCGGCCGGCAGCAGCCTGGAAGACGAGGACATGGAATTCGAACTGGAAGACGAGGACAGCGCCGCCCAGCCGGTCGCCGCCGCGCCCGAGCCGACCATCCCCGAGCCCGCCATGCCGGAGCCTGTCATGCCCGCCGCCCCCGTCAACGCCCCTGCCTTCGCCGCGCCGCAGGCGATGGAGGCCGCCGCGCCGCAGACCCCGGAACCGGCCGCCGCCGGGAGCTGGAACTGGGGAACGCCCGCACCCACCCACACGCCCGAAGTGGCCCCGGCCCATCTGCCGGAAGTCACGGCGGCCGAGGTGCCAGCTGTCGAGGTGCCGGCCGTGACCGCCCCGCCCGTGTTCGCACCCGCTCCGGACGTGACGCCCGTGGCAGCGGCCGCGCACATGGACGTTCCGCAGCCCGCCCCGGCCCCCGTGGTCGAGGCCGCCGCCGCGACCGGACTGGCCGCCGGCCTGGGCAGCCTGCTGTCGCGCCTGTACCAGAAACCCGCTCCAGAGGCGGCGCCCGTGACGACCCCGGACCCCGTTGCCGCCGAGCCGGTGGCAGCCGCTGCACCTGCTGTCGCTGAGCCTGCTGTCACCGAACCCGTCGAGCCCGAGCCTGCCCCGGCGCCCGACGCCGCGCCCGCCTGGACCGACGGCCGTCAGGAACAGGATCACGCCTGGACCGAACCCGCCGCGCCGGCGGAAGTCATGGCGGAGCCCGAAGTCATGGCGGAGCCCGAGCCGGAAGAGGCCGAGCCAGTGGCCGCCGAAGCGCCGGAAGTCGAGCCGGTGGCAGTCCAGCCCATGGAAATCGAGCCGGTGGAAATCGAGCCGGTAGAGGCTGCGACACCCGACGCCGGGTCCATTCCGGCCGAAGAGGTCTTCGTGGAAGCCCCGCAGGCCGATCTGCCCGCCGGGGAGCCGCTGGCCGAGCCTGCCCCCGAGGAAGCGGTTCACGAGGAGCCGGTCGAGGAAGCGGTCCCGGCAGAACCCGAGATCGCTGCGGAGCCCGAGATTGCCGCCGTGGCCGAAGTGGCGGAACCGGAAGTCGCAGAACCGGAAGTCATGGAGCCGGAAACGGCTGCTGGGCCCGAGGTCGCCGCTGAACCCGACGTGACCGCCGTCGAGGCCGAGCCTACCGAGTCTGCCGCGCCCACCCTGACGGACGAGCCTGCCGTCGCGGCCGCAGCGGAGGAGGAAGCCTCCCAGGACACCCCGGAAGAGGAAGCGCCCGTGCTGGTCGCGCCGGTCAGCGCGGTGGTTCACACGCCCGCTGCCGCCCCGGCGAACGCCGTGTGGTTCGGTGCGTACCTGCGCCGCGACGCCGACGTGGCGGCGCTGCGTGACCTGCAACGTCAGGTGAGCGCCGCGCTGGAACAGGACCTGCCGCTGGGTCTGCTGGTGGCCCGCGCCGCGCAGCGTCACGCGGATACCCTGGGCCTGGGCAGCGTGGCCGTGCAGGGCGACAGCCACGCGCACTCGGTCGGGACCGGCAGCCTGCGCGACGCGCTGGCGCAGCTGGGCACCGCGCATGACGGCACCCCGGACCTGCTGGTCGTGGACGCCGGCGCGCACGGCCTGGACGACCTGCACTTCCCGCACACCCTGACGCTCAGCGTGGGTCGCGTGCAGGACGGCCGCGCCGCCCTGACCCTGAACGGCGACGTGAACCCCGCCCACGCTGCGCACTTCCTGGCGCAGGTGGCCGGGACGCTGGAACAGCCCATCCTGCTGGTGCTGTAA
- the truA gene encoding tRNA pseudouridine(38-40) synthase TruA yields MTRPDYRPPDGHRRLLLRVAWDGAPFAGWQSQPALPSVQDTLHGALARLGGGEFRPVAAGRTDAGVHAEAMPAHVDVPDTFRVPPAKLARALNAHLPPTVAVLHAADAPAGFHARFSCTERQYVYRLLVHPQRHPHWHGRALHVPQPLNPDAMNAAAAALTGTHDFAAFATQEDRQTVRELRLLRVQPGPLIWQVHVHGESFLRHMVRGLVGTLLLAGQGRLTPTQAEGILHSRQRSQAGANVPAHGLSFTGARYEGFPELDGSLP; encoded by the coding sequence ATGACCCGCCCGGACTACCGCCCCCCCGACGGGCACCGCCGCCTGCTGCTGCGGGTCGCCTGGGACGGCGCGCCGTTCGCAGGCTGGCAGTCCCAGCCGGCGCTGCCCAGCGTACAGGACACCCTGCACGGCGCGCTGGCCCGGCTGGGCGGCGGAGAGTTCCGCCCGGTGGCGGCCGGCCGCACCGACGCCGGCGTGCACGCCGAGGCCATGCCCGCCCACGTGGACGTGCCCGACACGTTCCGGGTGCCCCCCGCGAAACTGGCCCGCGCCCTGAACGCCCACCTGCCACCCACCGTGGCCGTCCTGCACGCCGCCGACGCGCCCGCCGGGTTCCACGCGCGCTTCTCGTGCACCGAGCGGCAGTACGTGTACCGCCTGCTGGTCCACCCGCAACGGCACCCGCACTGGCACGGCCGCGCCCTGCACGTCCCGCAGCCCCTGAACCCGGACGCCATGAACGCCGCCGCCGCCGCCCTGACCGGCACGCACGACTTCGCGGCGTTCGCCACCCAGGAAGACCGCCAGACCGTGCGCGAACTGCGGCTGCTGCGCGTGCAGCCCGGCCCCCTGATCTGGCAAGTGCACGTACACGGTGAGAGCTTCCTGCGGCACATGGTGCGCGGCCTCGTCGGCACGCTGCTGCTGGCCGGGCAGGGCCGCCTGACCCCCACGCAGGCCGAGGGCATCCTGCACTCGCGGCAGCGGTCACAGGCCGGCGCGAACGTCCCCGCGCACGGCCTGTCCTTCACCGGCGCCCGCTACGAGGGCTTCCCGGAACTGGACGGGTCCCTGCCCTGA
- a CDS encoding Lrp/AsnC ligand binding domain-containing protein: protein MVTAIVMVQAERQRVQETAEALAGVPGVREVYSVTGEWDIVAILKLARYEDLDDVVTGHLRKVEGIARTQTMLAFRTYNEALLDQGFGVGLDESQSR, encoded by the coding sequence ATGGTAACGGCAATCGTGATGGTGCAGGCAGAGCGGCAGCGGGTGCAGGAGACGGCCGAGGCGCTGGCAGGTGTGCCCGGCGTGCGCGAGGTGTACTCCGTGACGGGCGAGTGGGACATCGTGGCGATCCTGAAACTGGCCCGCTACGAGGACCTGGACGACGTGGTGACGGGGCACCTGCGCAAGGTCGAGGGGATCGCGCGCACGCAGACGATGCTGGCGTTCCGCACGTACAACGAGGCGCTGCTGGATCAGGGCTTCGGGGTGGGACTGGACGAGAGCCAGAGCCGCTGA
- a CDS encoding ABC transporter ATP-binding protein, with protein MIELQHLEKRFGDSFAVQDLNLSFPDGELTALLGPSGCGKTTTLRMINRLIEPTGGQVLLNGQDTRALKPEALRRGIGYVIQQVGLFPHLNVAQNVATVPDLLGRNRRATAARVDELLDLVGLDPDTFRHKRPGELSGGQAQRVGVARALAADPPVLLMDEPFGALDPLARDRLQDAFRDIQRRLRKTVVMVTHDIDEALRLGDRVALMNAGRLEQFGTPDDLIHRPVSDFVRQFLGEDAALRQLAGQPVERFMVPLGGASPLPSTTVEASLNARSALGVLLRERTDRLTVTRDGQAVGTVGWPDLRASGTERS; from the coding sequence ATGATCGAACTGCAACACCTGGAAAAACGGTTCGGTGACTCGTTCGCCGTGCAGGACCTGAACCTCAGCTTCCCGGACGGGGAACTCACGGCGCTGCTGGGGCCGTCCGGCTGCGGCAAGACGACCACGCTGCGCATGATCAACCGCCTGATCGAACCCACGGGCGGGCAGGTGCTGCTGAACGGCCAGGATACCCGCGCCCTGAAACCCGAGGCGCTGCGCCGCGGCATCGGGTACGTGATTCAGCAGGTGGGCCTGTTCCCGCACCTGAACGTCGCGCAGAACGTGGCGACCGTCCCGGACCTGCTGGGCCGTAACCGCCGCGCCACGGCGGCGCGCGTGGACGAACTGCTGGACCTCGTGGGCCTGGACCCGGACACCTTCCGGCACAAGCGGCCGGGGGAACTGTCGGGCGGGCAGGCGCAGCGGGTGGGTGTGGCGCGCGCGCTGGCGGCCGATCCGCCCGTCCTGCTGATGGATGAACCCTTCGGCGCCCTTGATCCGCTGGCCCGCGACCGCCTGCAGGACGCCTTCCGTGACATCCAGCGGCGGCTGCGCAAGACAGTCGTGATGGTCACGCACGACATCGACGAGGCGCTGCGCCTCGGGGACCGCGTGGCCCTGATGAACGCCGGGCGGCTCGAGCAGTTCGGGACGCCCGACGACCTGATTCACCGGCCCGTCAGTGACTTCGTGCGGCAGTTCCTGGGCGAGGACGCCGCGCTGCGGCAGCTGGCCGGGCAGCCGGTGGAACGCTTCATGGTGCCGCTGGGAGGGGCCTCTCCCCTGCCGTCCACGACGGTGGAGGCCAGCCTGAACGCCCGCAGCGCCCTGGGAGTGCTGCTGCGTGAGCGCACCGACCGCCTGACCGTGACTCGCGACGGTCAGGCGGTGGGCACGGTCGGCTGGCCGGACCTGCGGGCGTCCGGGACGGAGCGTTCTTGA
- a CDS encoding ABC transporter permease, which produces MLALSALPMLAGAWLPWVLLRPNRLAPGEYLRLPPVWIAALLVLALLPLAAARWRPALTWVPATLALLLAVWLLGTCTGAALVGQAEFARASAASGAWLTLLGAGVAVYGARLCGAPRWTGWAWVAGLAALLLTGTLSNWSVLVEGRNEGPRWVQELAQHLRLVGSALGLAVLIGAPLAVWASGRQRVAGAVLGVANAVQTIPSLALLGLLIAPLSALANAFPALREAGVSGIGVAPALTAMTLYALLPVLRNGVVALLGVPAGAVDAARGMGMTATQRFWRVQLPLALPVWLSGVRQAAVLLVGVAAVAALIGAGGLGTYIFKGLQSAATDLILLGAVPAALLAVAVDAALRGLETLLGKRLGRAA; this is translated from the coding sequence GTGCTGGCCCTGTCGGCCCTGCCCATGCTGGCGGGCGCGTGGTTGCCGTGGGTGCTGCTGCGCCCCAACCGCCTCGCGCCGGGCGAGTACCTGCGCCTGCCGCCCGTGTGGATAGCGGCGCTGCTGGTGCTGGCGCTGCTGCCGCTCGCAGCGGCCCGCTGGCGGCCTGCGCTGACCTGGGTGCCGGCCACGCTGGCGCTGCTGCTGGCCGTGTGGTTGCTGGGCACCTGCACGGGCGCGGCGCTGGTGGGTCAGGCGGAGTTCGCGCGGGCCAGTGCGGCCAGCGGCGCGTGGCTGACCCTGCTGGGGGCGGGCGTGGCCGTGTACGGCGCGCGGCTGTGCGGAGCGCCGCGCTGGACCGGGTGGGCGTGGGTGGCCGGTCTAGCGGCACTGCTGCTGACCGGTACGCTGTCAAACTGGTCGGTACTGGTCGAGGGCCGCAACGAGGGGCCGCGCTGGGTGCAGGAACTCGCGCAGCATCTGCGGCTGGTCGGCTCGGCGCTGGGGCTGGCGGTCCTGATCGGCGCGCCGCTGGCCGTGTGGGCGTCCGGGCGTCAGCGGGTGGCGGGGGCGGTGCTGGGCGTGGCGAACGCCGTGCAGACCATTCCCAGTCTGGCGCTGCTGGGCCTGCTGATCGCGCCGCTCTCGGCGCTGGCGAACGCCTTCCCGGCGCTGCGGGAGGCGGGCGTGAGTGGCATCGGGGTCGCCCCGGCCCTGACGGCCATGACCCTGTACGCCCTGCTGCCGGTACTGAGAAACGGCGTGGTGGCCCTGCTGGGTGTGCCGGCCGGCGCAGTGGACGCGGCGCGCGGCATGGGCATGACGGCCACGCAGCGCTTCTGGCGGGTGCAGCTGCCGCTGGCGCTGCCGGTGTGGCTCAGCGGGGTGCGGCAGGCGGCGGTGCTGCTGGTCGGCGTGGCGGCCGTGGCCGCGCTGATCGGGGCGGGCGGGCTGGGCACGTACATCTTCAAGGGCCTGCAGAGCGCCGCGACTGACCTGATCCTGCTGGGCGCCGTTCCGGCGGCGCTGCTGGCCGTCGCGGTCGACGCGGCCCTGCGAGGCCTGGAAACACTGCTCGGTAAGCGCCTGGGGAGGGCCGCATGA
- the udk gene encoding uridine kinase, whose protein sequence is MIGVAGGSGSGKTTVTRRVIETVGREGVAVLNQDNYYRNQDDIPFEARLKTNYDHPAAFDWALLGEHVDALLSGVPIDMPEYDFTNHTRSAQTTKVLPGPVVVLEGFFALYDEALRARMHLKVFVDADADVRFIRRLLRDTQERGRTPESVIEQYLEYVRPMHLSFVEPTKRYADVIIPHGGMNEPALDMLAARIRTTI, encoded by the coding sequence ATGATCGGCGTGGCCGGCGGGTCCGGCAGCGGCAAGACCACCGTCACGCGCCGCGTGATCGAGACGGTCGGGCGCGAGGGCGTGGCCGTCCTGAACCAGGACAACTACTACCGCAACCAGGACGACATTCCCTTCGAGGCGCGGCTGAAGACCAACTACGACCACCCGGCCGCCTTCGACTGGGCGCTGCTGGGCGAGCACGTGGACGCCCTGCTGTCCGGCGTGCCCATCGACATGCCCGAGTACGATTTCACGAACCACACCCGCTCGGCGCAGACCACCAAGGTCCTGCCCGGCCCGGTCGTGGTCCTCGAGGGGTTCTTCGCGCTGTACGACGAGGCCCTGCGCGCCCGCATGCACCTGAAGGTGTTCGTGGACGCCGACGCCGACGTGCGCTTCATCCGGCGCCTGCTGCGCGACACGCAGGAACGCGGCCGCACGCCCGAAAGCGTGATCGAGCAGTACCTGGAGTACGTGCGCCCCATGCACCTGAGTTTCGTGGAGCCCACCAAACGCTACGCGGACGTGATCATCCCGCACGGCGGCATGAACGAACCCGCGCTGGACATGCTGGCCGCCCGCATCCGCACCACCATCTGA
- a CDS encoding DUF5693 family protein: MTDAPPTRDAPAQGGMTVPPPSRHPWTPALLGLILLSLIPALLLAVGRVNHERGEKTAALVMDYPAVAAQARRFGLEPQALMDRYQKLGVNGVAVYEDVIGNLVQRGEVYLRSGADLKADFPDANVSPQNVYLRSLKPGVAEALPARYTMPTRQVSVGGFTWTEWPTDPTFLPTGPNAALISELKGKGYTIVYRPYADDALREPGADWPDVPFIAFNGEEVIGARTPELLEKINGRMGDRIPALIEATPQRGLDTLIATHGAARTFSVNPAWQNRLDPVTLASKYNLAARERSMRLLYLRPYPTINETEALLTRTTELLGRSGVKITEPVIRPFAENTVLRALSLIGPVAALLLLGLSFPLVRLGLLVAAASGALALGLNRFDPFAGGALIAAVTFPALGLVLRRARVTDWFIATGLSLCGVLFVSALGANRDSVLGLEPFRGVGLTLALPLLLVALSFLPRQDLRQTARDIYNAPIKLGDVVVMGLALAVFALVFLRRGNATGASVSDTEARIRQDLQDSLVRPRFKEMAGHPLGIVGLSGALPGYFGAMLILGGVVGQSSILNTFSHFHTPLLISATRCFLGLGVGLIAGLIGIWLVRTALRLWHTYGTRTVNA; encoded by the coding sequence GTGACCGATGCTCCCCCCACCCGCGACGCGCCTGCCCAGGGCGGCATGACCGTTCCGCCGCCGTCCCGTCATCCCTGGACTCCGGCGTTGCTGGGCCTGATCCTGCTGTCCCTGATTCCCGCGCTGCTGCTGGCCGTGGGCCGCGTGAACCACGAACGAGGCGAGAAGACGGCCGCGCTGGTCATGGACTACCCGGCGGTGGCCGCGCAGGCGCGCCGCTTCGGTCTGGAACCGCAGGCGCTGATGGACCGCTACCAGAAACTCGGCGTGAACGGCGTCGCCGTGTACGAGGACGTGATCGGGAACCTCGTGCAGCGCGGCGAGGTGTACCTGCGGTCCGGCGCGGACCTGAAAGCCGACTTCCCGGACGCGAACGTGAGCCCGCAGAACGTGTACCTGCGCTCGCTGAAGCCCGGCGTGGCCGAGGCGCTGCCCGCGCGGTACACCATGCCCACCCGGCAGGTCAGCGTGGGCGGGTTCACCTGGACCGAGTGGCCCACCGACCCCACCTTCCTGCCGACCGGCCCGAACGCCGCGCTGATCAGCGAACTGAAGGGCAAGGGCTACACGATCGTGTACCGCCCGTACGCCGACGACGCCCTGCGCGAACCCGGCGCGGACTGGCCGGACGTGCCGTTCATCGCCTTCAACGGCGAGGAGGTCATCGGGGCGCGCACGCCCGAACTGCTGGAGAAGATCAACGGGCGCATGGGGGACCGCATTCCCGCGCTGATCGAGGCGACCCCGCAGCGCGGCCTGGACACCCTGATCGCCACGCACGGCGCGGCCCGCACCTTCAGCGTGAACCCCGCGTGGCAGAACCGCCTGGACCCGGTCACGCTGGCCAGCAAGTACAACCTCGCGGCCCGCGAGCGCTCCATGCGGCTGCTGTACCTGCGGCCCTACCCGACCATCAACGAGACCGAGGCGCTGCTGACCCGCACCACCGAACTGCTGGGCCGGTCCGGCGTGAAGATCACCGAGCCGGTCATCCGGCCCTTCGCCGAGAACACGGTGCTGCGCGCCCTGAGCCTGATCGGGCCGGTCGCGGCGCTGCTGCTGCTGGGCCTGAGCTTCCCGCTGGTCCGCCTGGGCCTGCTGGTCGCCGCCGCGAGCGGCGCGCTGGCCCTGGGCCTCAACCGCTTCGATCCCTTTGCGGGCGGCGCGCTGATCGCCGCCGTGACCTTCCCCGCGCTGGGACTGGTGCTGCGCCGCGCCCGCGTGACCGACTGGTTCATCGCGACCGGCCTGAGCCTGTGCGGCGTGCTGTTCGTCTCGGCGCTCGGCGCGAACCGGGACAGCGTGCTGGGCCTCGAACCGTTCCGGGGCGTGGGCCTGACCCTGGCGCTGCCGCTGCTGCTGGTCGCCCTGAGCTTCCTGCCCCGCCAGGACCTGCGCCAGACCGCGCGGGACATCTACAACGCGCCCATCAAGCTGGGTGACGTGGTCGTGATGGGCCTGGCGCTGGCCGTGTTCGCGCTGGTGTTCCTGCGGCGCGGCAACGCCACCGGCGCCAGCGTCAGCGACACCGAGGCCCGCATCCGCCAGGACCTGCAGGACAGCCTCGTGCGGCCACGCTTCAAGGAGATGGCCGGACACCCACTGGGCATCGTGGGCCTGAGCGGCGCGCTGCCCGGTTACTTCGGCGCGATGCTGATCCTGGGCGGCGTGGTCGGTCAGTCCAGCATCCTGAACACCTTCTCGCACTTCCACACGCCGCTGCTGATCAGCGCCACCCGCTGCTTCCTGGGCCTGGGCGTCGGCCTGATCGCCGGTCTGATCGGCATCTGGCTGGTCCGCACGGCGCTGCGCCTGTGGCACACGTACGGCACCCGGACGGTGAACGCATGA
- the csaB gene encoding polysaccharide pyruvyl transferase CsaB, whose translation MTRTTVTVSGYYGFGNTGDEAIALAITRELRKYSAEPLLLSNTPAETARTYDCLSAERMKPAAVLGALMRSRVLLSGGGGLLQDKTSSRTLTYYLAIIRLAKLMGRRVVVFNQSVGPLSEQGGRRVARALRGVTVIVRDEGSLDTLGSLGVRAELGGDPALLLSAAPATRDLKRVIVAPRGDVTDATAKLRDVIRRLQAEGRHVTALSFMPDHDDEAAHSLGANDVISTRDPQVALDAIAASGYVIGVRLHAVILAAATGTPFSGVAYDPKVQGFCADAGAPAHPTDLNAEQVAEEALRRVVPDWNAVEDMKLRAAQSFGRALNR comes from the coding sequence ATGACCCGCACCACCGTCACCGTCAGCGGCTACTACGGCTTCGGGAACACCGGCGACGAGGCCATCGCGCTGGCCATCACCCGCGAACTGCGCAAGTACAGCGCCGAGCCGCTGCTGCTGTCGAATACCCCCGCCGAGACCGCCCGCACCTACGACTGCCTGAGCGCCGAACGCATGAAACCCGCCGCCGTGCTGGGCGCGCTCATGCGCTCGCGCGTGCTGCTGTCCGGCGGGGGCGGCCTGCTTCAGGACAAGACCAGCAGCCGCACCCTCACGTACTACCTGGCGATCATCCGCCTCGCGAAACTGATGGGCCGCCGCGTGGTCGTGTTCAACCAGAGCGTCGGCCCGCTGAGCGAACAGGGTGGCCGCCGCGTGGCCCGCGCGCTGCGCGGCGTGACCGTCATCGTGCGCGACGAGGGCAGCCTGGACACCCTGGGCAGCCTGGGCGTACGCGCCGAACTGGGCGGCGACCCGGCCCTGCTGCTGAGCGCCGCGCCCGCCACCCGCGACCTGAAACGCGTCATCGTCGCCCCGCGCGGCGACGTGACCGACGCCACCGCGAAACTCAGGGACGTGATCCGCCGCCTGCAGGCCGAGGGCCGCCACGTGACCGCCCTGAGCTTCATGCCCGACCACGACGACGAGGCCGCCCACAGCCTCGGCGCGAACGACGTGATCAGCACCCGCGACCCGCAGGTCGCGCTGGACGCCATCGCCGCCAGCGGGTACGTGATCGGGGTGCGCCTGCACGCCGTGATCCTGGCCGCCGCGACCGGCACGCCCTTCAGCGGCGTCGCCTACGACCCCAAGGTGCAGGGCTTCTGCGCCGACGCCGGGGCGCCCGCCCACCCCACCGACCTGAACGCCGAACAGGTGGCCGAGGAAGCCCTGCGGCGCGTCGTGCCCGACTGGAACGCCGTCGAGGACATGAAACTCAGGGCCGCGCAGAGCTTCGGCCGCGCCCTGAACCGCTAG
- a CDS encoding Glu/Leu/Phe/Val dehydrogenase dimerization domain-containing protein, which yields MLILEEMQSRGHEALTLLHHAPSGLRAALAIHSTVLGPAIAGVRLREQDEELAVRGALALSESLTLKAALAGLNYGGGACVILIPEAGVEDPHAREALFRALGRQVLPMESRVVLTEDIGVTPADIAFVAQETRSTLGMNTDTSSVTGYGVYRGMKAAARHALGSESLRGVRVAIMGVGAVGRALAGHLHREGARLIIADDRPERALALADTLSGVTVVGCHELLDAPSDILAPCGYGHSIRSQDVPRLQCRLIAGGEHHPLTRRGEEAVKEAGIVYMPDFAINSAGLIAAATGLEASQAAERVYQTVNRITAAAEQYGKAPHVVARRMAERRIDLIGSLGASSIGSGSRHAGGAA from the coding sequence ATGCTGATACTTGAGGAGATGCAGTCGCGCGGGCACGAGGCCCTGACCTTGCTTCACCACGCCCCCAGCGGTCTGCGCGCGGCCCTGGCGATCCACTCGACGGTGCTGGGCCCGGCCATTGCCGGCGTGCGCCTGCGCGAGCAGGACGAGGAACTCGCGGTCCGGGGCGCCCTGGCGCTGTCCGAGAGCCTGACCCTGAAGGCCGCGCTGGCCGGACTGAACTACGGCGGCGGGGCCTGCGTGATCCTGATCCCCGAGGCGGGCGTCGAGGACCCGCACGCCCGTGAGGCGCTGTTCAGGGCGCTGGGCCGGCAGGTGCTGCCCATGGAGTCGCGCGTGGTCCTGACCGAGGACATCGGCGTGACCCCGGCCGACATTGCCTTCGTGGCGCAGGAAACCCGCTCGACGCTCGGCATGAACACCGACACCAGCTCGGTCACCGGGTACGGCGTGTACCGCGGCATGAAGGCCGCCGCGCGTCACGCACTGGGCTCCGAGAGTCTGCGCGGCGTGCGCGTGGCGATCATGGGGGTCGGCGCGGTCGGCCGGGCGCTGGCCGGGCACCTGCACCGCGAGGGCGCGCGCCTGATCATCGCGGACGACCGGCCGGAACGCGCGCTGGCCCTGGCCGACACCCTGAGCGGCGTGACGGTCGTCGGCTGCCACGAACTGCTCGACGCGCCCAGCGACATCCTGGCGCCCTGCGGGTACGGGCACAGCATCCGCAGTCAGGACGTGCCCCGCCTGCAGTGCCGCCTGATCGCGGGCGGCGAGCACCACCCCCTGACCCGCCGGGGCGAGGAGGCCGTCAAGGAGGCCGGCATCGTGTACATGCCGGACTTCGCCATCAACTCGGCGGGCCTGATCGCCGCCGCGACCGGCCTGGAAGCCTCGCAGGCCGCCGAGCGGGTGTACCAGACCGTCAACCGCATCACGGCCGCCGCCGAGCAGTACGGCAAGGCGCCGCACGTCGTGGCGCGCCGCATGGCCGAGCGCCGCATCGACCTGATCGGCAGTCTGGGAGCCAGTTCCATCGGCAGCGGTTCCCGTCACGCCGGAGGCGCGGCGTGA